A section of the Roseivirga sp. BDSF3-8 genome encodes:
- a CDS encoding glycerol-3-phosphate dehydrogenase/oxidase, translating into MKLDREIMLDTLEDFESVWDVIVIGGGATGLGTAVEAASRGYSTLLLEQADFAKGTSSRSTKLAHGGVRYLKQGDVSLVIEALEERGLMMQNAPHLVRNQAFVIPTYDWWGGPFYTVGMKVYDMLAGKLGLGPSKSLSKEETLELIPTVKQEGLRGGVIYYDGQFDDSRLAVNLAQTCAENGGTLLNYMKVTGLLKRKDMVSGVVAEDLETGRSYKIEGRVVINATGVFVDDIIQMDEPEAKRMVQPSQGVHLVLDKSFLPGDSAIMVPKTADGRVLFAVPWNNKVVVGTTDTPVKNVTLEPRALEEEVNFILQEAARYLTKDPKRTDVCSVFAGLRPLVKTEDGESTANLSRSHSIIVSVSGLVTITGGKWTTYRKMGEDAVDKAALIAGLESRPSRTRELRIHGWLKHPDPADSLFFYGSDGVAIRKMMERKPELEEQLHANLPIVKAQVVWAAKSEMCRTVEDFLARRTRALLLDARASLEMAPAVAQIIADTHKRDEAWQKEQVAQYRKLAEGYILNE; encoded by the coding sequence ATGAAGCTGGACCGTGAGATCATGCTGGACACGCTGGAGGACTTTGAGAGCGTGTGGGATGTAATAGTGATTGGCGGCGGCGCCACAGGGCTGGGCACTGCCGTAGAGGCCGCCAGCCGGGGCTACAGTACGCTGCTGCTGGAGCAGGCGGACTTTGCCAAGGGTACAAGCAGCCGCAGCACCAAGCTGGCCCACGGGGGGGTACGCTACCTGAAACAGGGAGATGTGAGCCTGGTGATAGAGGCGCTGGAGGAGCGGGGCCTGATGATGCAGAATGCGCCGCACCTGGTGCGTAACCAGGCCTTTGTGATCCCTACCTACGACTGGTGGGGTGGCCCCTTCTACACAGTGGGGATGAAGGTGTATGATATGCTGGCGGGAAAGCTGGGCCTGGGGCCCTCCAAGAGCCTGAGCAAGGAGGAAACGCTGGAGCTGATACCCACGGTGAAGCAGGAGGGCCTGCGCGGCGGGGTGATCTACTACGACGGACAGTTTGACGACTCGCGCCTGGCGGTGAACCTGGCGCAAACCTGTGCGGAAAACGGGGGCACGCTGCTGAACTACATGAAGGTGACGGGCCTGCTGAAACGTAAGGACATGGTGAGCGGCGTGGTGGCGGAAGACCTGGAGACGGGTCGCTCATATAAGATAGAGGGCCGGGTGGTGATAAATGCCACGGGGGTGTTTGTGGATGACATCATACAGATGGACGAGCCGGAGGCGAAGCGGATGGTGCAGCCGAGCCAGGGGGTGCACCTGGTGCTAGACAAGAGCTTCCTGCCGGGAGACTCGGCGATCATGGTGCCTAAGACGGCGGACGGAAGGGTGCTGTTTGCGGTGCCCTGGAATAACAAGGTGGTGGTGGGCACCACGGACACGCCGGTGAAAAACGTGACGCTGGAGCCGCGGGCGCTGGAGGAGGAGGTGAACTTCATCTTGCAGGAGGCGGCGCGCTACCTGACGAAGGACCCTAAGCGCACGGATGTGTGCAGTGTATTTGCGGGTCTGCGCCCGCTGGTGAAAACGGAAGACGGGGAGAGCACGGCAAACCTGAGCCGGAGCCACTCCATCATAGTATCAGTCTCCGGCCTGGTGACAATAACGGGAGGCAAGTGGACGACGTACCGGAAAATGGGCGAGGATGCCGTGGATAAAGCAGCGCTGATCGCGGGGCTGGAGAGCCGCCCGAGCCGCACCCGGGAGCTGCGTATACACGGCTGGCTGAAGCACCCAGACCCGGCAGACAGCCTCTTCTTCTACGGCTCGGACGGGGTGGCTATCCGCAAAATGATGGAACGGAAGCCAGAACTGGAGGAGCAATTGCACGCGAACTTACCCATAGTCAAAGCGCAGGTGGTATGGGCAGCAAAAAGCGAAATGTGTCGTACCGTGGAGGACTTCTTGGCGCGCCGCACGCGGGCGCTGCTACTGGATGCCCGCGCTAGCCTGGAAATGGCCCCGGCAGTAGCGCAGATAATCGCCGACACACACAAACGCGACGAGGCCTGGCAAAAAGAACAGGTGGCACAATACCGTAAGCTGGCGGAAGGG